The following are encoded in a window of Arvicanthis niloticus isolate mArvNil1 chromosome 1, mArvNil1.pat.X, whole genome shotgun sequence genomic DNA:
- the Rcl1 gene encoding RNA 3'-terminal phosphate cyclase-like protein isoform X4 yields the protein MQYSVRVSPQMANRIVDSARSILNKFIPDIYIYTDHMKGVNSGKSPGFGLSLVAETTNGTFLSAELASNPQGQGAAVLPEDLGRNCAKLLLEEIYRGGCVDSTNQSLVLLLMTLGQQDVSKVLLGPLSPYTIEFLRHLKSFFQVMFKVETKPCGEELKGGDKVLMTCVGIGFSNLSKTLK from the exons ATGCA GTACTCAGTGCGCGTATCACCTCAGATGGCAAACCGGATTGTGGATTCTGCAAGGAGCATCCTCAACAAGTTCATACCTGACATCTATATTTACACAGATCACATGAAAGGCGTCAACTCTGGGAA GTCTCCAGGCTTTGGGCTGTCGCTGGTTGCAGAGACTACCAATGGTACCTTCCTGAGTGCTGAACTGGCCTCTAATCCCCAGGGCCAGGGAGCAGCTGTGCTTCCTGAGGACCTTGGCAGGAACTGTGCAAAGCTGCTGCTTGAAGAAATCTACAGG GGCGGATGTGTGGACTCAACCAACCAAAGTCTAGTTCTGCTACTCATGACCCTTGGACAGCAGGACGTATCCAAAGTCCTCCTGGGACCACTTTCCCCCTACAC GATAGAATTTTTGCGGCATTTGAAGAGCTTTTTCCAGGTTATGTTTAAAGTTGAAACCAAGCCATGTGGTGAAGAACTCAAGGGTGGGGACAAAGTGCTAATGACCTGCGTTGGTATTGGCTTCTCTAACCTCAGCAAGACCCTCAAGTGA
- the Rcl1 gene encoding RNA 3'-terminal phosphate cyclase-like protein isoform X3, translating into MCLKGDMLVLCVSLQLLMVHCSLKVKYSVRVSPQMANRIVDSARSILNKFIPDIYIYTDHMKGVNSGKSPGFGLSLVAETTNGTFLSAELASNPQGQGAAVLPEDLGRNCAKLLLEEIYRGGCVDSTNQSLVLLLMTLGQQDVSKVLLGPLSPYTIEFLRHLKSFFQVMFKVETKPCGEELKGGDKVLMTCVGIGFSNLSKTLK; encoded by the exons ATGTGTCTGAAGGGAGACATG CTAGTCCTGTGtgtatctctccagctcttgatGGTACACTGCAGCTTGAAAGTGAA GTACTCAGTGCGCGTATCACCTCAGATGGCAAACCGGATTGTGGATTCTGCAAGGAGCATCCTCAACAAGTTCATACCTGACATCTATATTTACACAGATCACATGAAAGGCGTCAACTCTGGGAA GTCTCCAGGCTTTGGGCTGTCGCTGGTTGCAGAGACTACCAATGGTACCTTCCTGAGTGCTGAACTGGCCTCTAATCCCCAGGGCCAGGGAGCAGCTGTGCTTCCTGAGGACCTTGGCAGGAACTGTGCAAAGCTGCTGCTTGAAGAAATCTACAGG GGCGGATGTGTGGACTCAACCAACCAAAGTCTAGTTCTGCTACTCATGACCCTTGGACAGCAGGACGTATCCAAAGTCCTCCTGGGACCACTTTCCCCCTACAC GATAGAATTTTTGCGGCATTTGAAGAGCTTTTTCCAGGTTATGTTTAAAGTTGAAACCAAGCCATGTGGTGAAGAACTCAAGGGTGGGGACAAAGTGCTAATGACCTGCGTTGGTATTGGCTTCTCTAACCTCAGCAAGACCCTCAAGTGA